A portion of the Homalodisca vitripennis isolate AUS2020 chromosome 2, UT_GWSS_2.1, whole genome shotgun sequence genome contains these proteins:
- the LOC124356187 gene encoding uncharacterized protein LOC124356187 isoform X1, producing the protein MNDKVIVLKMWTNIIVLGLILLCGTSNTLPVSKDSKRITELVKAIAHVVAEDVTIASETFSEKGHLFSEKEAANFFETVAVTTLQHLEKYIRELNTLTKNDQEKAGEIAQRVADEAANNGFKKIFKNHEKFDNVVMQEGVLGITKHVAEFIKLALTDAEH; encoded by the exons ATGAATGATAAA gtaattgttttgaaaatgtgGACAAACATTATAGTCTTGGGGCTGATTTTATTATGTGGAACATCCAACACGTTACCGGTTTCTAAGGATTCG AAACGAATAACAGAGTTGGTAAAAGCAATCGCCCATGTTGTGGCAGAAGACGTGACAATAGCCAGCGAGACATTCTCAGAGAAGGGTCATCTGTTTTCGGAGAAAGAGGCAGCAAACTTTTTCGAGACAGTCGCCGTGACCACTCTTCAGCATCTGGAGAAGTACATCCGAGAGCTGAACACCCTCACCAAGAATGACCAAGAGAAAGCTGGAGAAATCGCTCAGCGAGTAGCCGACGAAGCGGCGAACAACGGgttcaagaaaattttcaaaaaccatgAAAAATTTGACAATGTCGTGATGCAAGAAGGAGTTTTAGGCATAACGAAACATGTCGCTGAGTTCATTAAGTTGGCACTGACAGACGCCGAACATTGA
- the LOC124356187 gene encoding uncharacterized protein LOC124356187 isoform X2, which produces MWTNIIVLGLILLCGTSNTLPVSKDSKRITELVKAIAHVVAEDVTIASETFSEKGHLFSEKEAANFFETVAVTTLQHLEKYIRELNTLTKNDQEKAGEIAQRVADEAANNGFKKIFKNHEKFDNVVMQEGVLGITKHVAEFIKLALTDAEH; this is translated from the exons atgtgGACAAACATTATAGTCTTGGGGCTGATTTTATTATGTGGAACATCCAACACGTTACCGGTTTCTAAGGATTCG AAACGAATAACAGAGTTGGTAAAAGCAATCGCCCATGTTGTGGCAGAAGACGTGACAATAGCCAGCGAGACATTCTCAGAGAAGGGTCATCTGTTTTCGGAGAAAGAGGCAGCAAACTTTTTCGAGACAGTCGCCGTGACCACTCTTCAGCATCTGGAGAAGTACATCCGAGAGCTGAACACCCTCACCAAGAATGACCAAGAGAAAGCTGGAGAAATCGCTCAGCGAGTAGCCGACGAAGCGGCGAACAACGGgttcaagaaaattttcaaaaaccatgAAAAATTTGACAATGTCGTGATGCAAGAAGGAGTTTTAGGCATAACGAAACATGTCGCTGAGTTCATTAAGTTGGCACTGACAGACGCCGAACATTGA